A genomic region of Bernardetia sp. ABR2-2B contains the following coding sequences:
- a CDS encoding N-6 DNA methylase — translation MSVQLIRHYQRELSKAKDLGVRNEMGLKRPFSNLLYALCQTKNLTLVEEISIKNAEGKTIRPDGIVKGVNRLDWGYWESKDEADDIEDEIKKKFAKGYPNDNIIFEDTNQAILYQNGKRVATAAMQDEGKDLYSLLQQFVSFERPEYTLFRQALEDFKVDIPPIIKELRALMDEEAKTNTDFVKARNKFLQICQDSINPEITKKDVREMLVQHILTQDIFNTIFDEADFHRSNNIASELGNVLKTFFTKNIKKNFYPKIRNYYSTIKTVAARIEDVREKQTFLKVIYEDFYKAYNPKGADRLGIVYTPNEIVRFMIESTDHLLYEHFGKELLSEGVEILDPATGTGTFITDLIDYFPSSKKEQIRHKYQNELHANEVSILPYYIANLNIEYAYQQKTGEYKEFENLVFVDTLDNMGFGFTGKQNELFTSLSAENLERIKKQNSKKISVIIGNPPYNANQQNENDNNKNRTYPEIDKRIKATYIKESTAQKTKVYDMYSRFYRWAMDRLGEEGIIAFVTNRSFIDSRTFDGFRKCIKEEFDHVYIVDTKSDVRANPKIAGTTHNVFGIQTGVAIMFLIRKK, via the coding sequence ATGTCTGTACAACTCATTCGCCATTATCAAAGAGAACTTAGCAAAGCAAAAGATTTGGGAGTTAGAAATGAAATGGGGCTAAAACGTCCGTTTTCAAATCTTTTGTATGCTTTATGTCAGACCAAAAATCTAACGTTGGTAGAAGAAATTAGTATTAAAAATGCTGAAGGCAAAACGATTCGTCCAGACGGAATTGTGAAAGGTGTAAATAGACTAGACTGGGGCTACTGGGAATCTAAAGACGAAGCAGACGACATAGAAGACGAAATAAAAAAGAAATTTGCCAAAGGTTATCCCAACGATAATATCATTTTTGAAGATACCAATCAAGCCATTTTATACCAAAATGGAAAACGTGTCGCTACGGCTGCTATGCAAGACGAAGGCAAGGATTTGTATTCACTTTTGCAGCAATTTGTCAGTTTTGAAAGACCTGAATATACGCTTTTCAGACAAGCCTTAGAAGATTTTAAAGTAGATATTCCTCCCATTATAAAGGAACTTCGTGCGCTGATGGACGAAGAAGCCAAGACAAATACTGATTTTGTAAAGGCAAGAAATAAATTTTTACAAATCTGTCAGGATAGTATTAATCCAGAGATTACTAAAAAAGATGTTCGTGAAATGCTCGTGCAGCATATTCTGACACAAGATATTTTCAATACCATTTTTGATGAAGCTGATTTTCATCGTTCCAATAATATTGCTTCCGAATTGGGAAATGTCTTGAAAACTTTTTTCACAAAGAATATCAAGAAGAATTTTTATCCCAAAATCCGAAATTATTATAGCACCATCAAAACCGTCGCTGCAAGAATAGAAGATGTTAGGGAAAAACAAACGTTTTTGAAGGTCATTTATGAAGATTTTTATAAAGCCTACAATCCGAAAGGAGCTGACCGTTTGGGAATTGTCTATACGCCTAACGAAATTGTACGTTTTATGATTGAGAGTACAGACCATCTTTTGTATGAGCATTTTGGAAAAGAACTTTTGAGCGAAGGCGTAGAAATTCTTGACCCAGCCACAGGAACAGGAACATTTATTACCGATTTGATAGATTATTTTCCTTCTTCGAAAAAGGAACAGATTAGACACAAATACCAAAACGAACTCCACGCCAACGAAGTCAGTATTTTGCCGTATTATATTGCCAATCTAAATATTGAATATGCCTACCAACAGAAAACAGGAGAGTACAAAGAATTTGAAAACCTTGTCTTTGTAGATACGCTAGATAATATGGGTTTTGGCTTTACAGGAAAACAAAATGAACTTTTTACAAGTCTTTCGGCTGAAAACCTAGAGCGTATCAAGAAACAAAACAGCAAAAAAATATCGGTCATTATTGGAAACCCTCCCTACAATGCCAACCAACAAAACGAAAACGACAACAATAAAAACAGAACCTATCCAGAAATAGACAAACGCATAAAAGCAACTTATATAAAGGAAAGTACGGCGCAGAAAACGAAAGTTTATGATATGTATTCTCGTTTTTATCGTTGGGCAATGGATAGGCTAGGAGAGGAAGGAATTATTGCTTTTGTTACTAATCGTAGTTTTATTGATAGCAGAACTTTTGATGGTTTCCGAAAATGTATTAAAGAGGAATTTGACCATGTTTATATTGTAGATACAAAATCAGATGTACGAGCAAATCCAAAAATTGCAGGAACGACACATAATGTGTTTGGTATTCAGACAGGTGTAGCCATCATGTTTTTGATAAGAAAAAAGTAA
- a CDS encoding transposase, translating to MHFESETLYHIYNQGNNQETIFLEKADYVVFLYKIKERIAPFCQIINYCLMPNHYHFIINATEESSELIKLGGININKLTNGFRLLNSLYANQFNEKYKRSGSLFRQKTKAKSLEYSHKDYPFICFNYVHQNPIKAGLCEKMEDWEFSSFRDYWGVRNGKLINKEFAFELIDISENKEIFYEDSYCNILDDDIKELYL from the coding sequence ATGCACTTTGAATCTGAAACACTTTATCATATTTATAATCAAGGAAATAATCAAGAAACTATTTTTTTAGAAAAAGCTGATTACGTCGTTTTTTTATATAAAATCAAAGAAAGGATAGCTCCCTTTTGTCAGATTATAAATTATTGCTTAATGCCAAATCATTATCATTTTATAATAAATGCAACTGAAGAATCAAGTGAATTAATAAAATTAGGAGGAATAAATATCAATAAACTAACCAATGGTTTTAGATTACTCAATAGTTTGTATGCCAACCAATTTAATGAAAAGTACAAGCGTTCAGGCTCTCTATTTCGTCAAAAAACAAAAGCTAAAAGTTTAGAATATTCTCACAAAGATTATCCTTTTATTTGCTTTAATTATGTTCATCAAAATCCTATTAAAGCAGGGTTATGCGAAAAAATGGAAGACTGGGAATTTAGTTCTTTTCGTGATTACTGGGGTGTCAGAAATGGAAAGTTAATAAATAAAGAATTTGCTTTTGAGTTGATTGATATAAGTGAAAACAAAGAGATTTTTTATGAAGATTCTTATTGCAATATTCTTGATGATGATATTAAAGAGCTATACTTATAA
- a CDS encoding type ISP restriction/modification enzyme, producing MKKAKIYYFTLTDEQRKEEKLEWFQDTKFNKIPFELIQPSKKNNWINLADNDFEELMPLIDKKNQNTLFEFSSLGVSTNRDEWVYDFDEKSLKDKMKYFVKEYNNLLKKNDKSWKGTIKWSRDLKKKFERKQILELQNDLLVESNYRPFIKKKWYAEKVLNDVFTQNHYDIFGEDLRQENRLITVYSLASSHLLSCLSTNLNFDLAFLKQGNGGVFCLPLYRYTKEGKRIDNITQWALNEFRSHYSVGSQRSASDDSVDSHRRTYQNTEPHDGMAVRELEREDIFHYVYGVLHNPAYRKKYELNLKREFPRIPFYEDFWFWAEKGKELMELHLDYENIEKYELEREEKPLKSGSLNKAKLKADKIKNEIVLDNLTTLKNIPAVAWDYKLGNRSALEWILDQYKEKKPRDTTIREKFNTYKFEDYKEEVIELLQRVCTVSVKTMKIVEEMESK from the coding sequence ATGAAAAAAGCCAAAATATACTATTTCACACTCACAGATGAACAACGAAAAGAAGAAAAGTTAGAGTGGTTTCAAGACACAAAGTTTAATAAAATCCCTTTTGAGTTAATTCAACCTAGCAAAAAAAATAACTGGATTAATCTAGCTGATAACGATTTTGAGGAATTAATGCCATTAATTGATAAAAAAAATCAAAATACTTTATTTGAGTTTTCTTCTTTAGGAGTTTCTACAAATAGAGATGAATGGGTTTATGATTTTGATGAGAAAAGTTTAAAGGATAAAATGAAGTATTTTGTAAAAGAATACAATAATCTTTTGAAGAAAAATGATAAATCTTGGAAAGGTACGATTAAGTGGAGCAGAGATTTAAAGAAAAAATTTGAACGAAAACAAATACTAGAATTGCAAAATGATTTACTAGTAGAAAGTAACTATAGACCATTTATAAAAAAGAAATGGTATGCAGAAAAGGTATTGAATGATGTTTTTACACAAAACCATTATGATATTTTTGGAGAAGATTTACGACAAGAGAACAGATTGATAACTGTGTATAGTTTAGCATCATCTCACTTACTTTCTTGTTTGTCTACGAATCTCAATTTTGATTTAGCTTTCTTAAAACAAGGTAATGGAGGTGTTTTTTGCCTCCCCCTCTACCGTTACACAAAAGAAGGCAAAAGAATAGATAATATCACGCAATGGGCATTGAATGAATTTCGTAGTCATTATTCCGTAGGTTCGCAGCGTAGTGCGTCCGATGATTCCGTAGATTCGCACCGTCGTACGTATCAAAACACAGAGCCACACGACGGTATGGCTGTACGGGAATTGGAGCGTGAAGATATTTTTCATTATGTGTATGGCGTTCTGCACAATCCAGCGTACCGTAAAAAATATGAATTGAATCTAAAAAGGGAGTTTCCACGCATTCCATTTTATGAAGATTTTTGGTTTTGGGCAGAAAAAGGAAAGGAATTAATGGAATTGCATCTTGATTATGAAAATATAGAAAAATATGAGTTAGAGCGAGAAGAAAAACCTCTCAAAAGTGGCAGTCTCAATAAAGCAAAACTCAAAGCCGACAAGATAAAAAATGAAATTGTTTTGGATAATCTGACCACGCTAAAAAATATCCCTGCTGTGGCTTGGGACTACAAATTGGGCAATAGAAGTGCGCTAGAGTGGATTCTTGACCAGTACAAAGAAAAGAAACCAAGAGATACAACGATTAGAGAAAAATTCAATACCTACAAATTTGAAGATTATAAAGAAGAAGTAATTGAATTGTTGCAGCGTGTTTGTACGGTAAGTGTAAAGACGATGAAGATTGTTGAGGAAATGGAATCCAAATAA
- a CDS encoding transposase has product MAKYKGKYRSESHRLKGWDYSSEAIYFITFCVQDFECLFGDVIVDSHHRANLENNANPKNNEIQNNEIRDNETHDGASVRIYDESARMNLNPFGKIVEEEILKSIEIRNNWIFHEWVVMPNHVHMLIEIEFNDNNTVQTHRGKSQNKNNTIHNNTIHDDTIHDNTIHDGAIHDGAIHDGAIHDGAIHDGESLLHRQPNSISSFIGIFKTVVTKQINELRNTKGERIWQRNYHDHIVRNYRSFQKIANYVDQNPQRWYEDRFNPTKKDNNKGN; this is encoded by the coding sequence ATGGCAAAATATAAAGGAAAATATCGTTCAGAATCGCATCGTTTGAAAGGGTGGGATTATAGCAGTGAAGCAATTTATTTTATTACATTTTGTGTGCAAGATTTCGAATGTTTATTTGGCGATGTTATCGTAGATTCGCACCATCGTGCGAATCTTGAAAATAATGCGAATCCTAAAAATAATGAAATTCAGAATAATGAGATTCGGGATAATGAGACGCACGACGGTGCGTCTGTACGGATATATGATGAATCTGCAAGAATGAATTTGAATCCGTTTGGGAAAATTGTAGAAGAAGAAATTCTAAAATCAATAGAAATACGAAATAATTGGATATTTCACGAATGGGTAGTGATGCCCAATCATGTGCATATGCTGATAGAAATTGAATTTAATGATAATAATACCGTACAGACGCACCGTGGTAAGTCTCAAAATAAAAATAATACAATTCACAACAATACGATTCATGACGATACGATTCACGACAATACAATTCACGACGGTGCGATTCACGACGGTGCGATTCACGACGGTGCGATTCACGACGGTGCGATTCACGACGGTGAATCGCTACTACATCGCCAACCCAATTCTATTTCTTCATTTATCGGAATCTTCAAAACCGTCGTAACAAAACAAATAAACGAATTACGTAATACAAAAGGTGAAAGAATATGGCAACGCAACTATCACGACCACATCGTTAGAAATTATCGTTCTTTTCAAAAAATAGCCAACTACGTTGACCAAAACCCTCAACGTTGGTATGAAGACCGATTTAATCCTACTAAAAAAGACAATAATAAAGGAAACTAA
- a CDS encoding YqiA/YcfP family alpha/beta fold hydrolase, which produces MKTLYLHGLDSFLSDEKRVILEKYTDNLIAPSIDYRKDPYTIQTLLKRYQNQKIELVIGSSMGGLTAYYLSWFWQIPCLAFNPALPYRSIIQELPALPTMVNNEKNPRKEYLRVILGRHDDTINPFDTLPILMSDMNENEPLSIHLRNDLAHQIPFDIFDEELNYFFEKVKK; this is translated from the coding sequence ATGAAAACACTTTATTTACATGGCTTAGACAGTTTCTTATCTGATGAAAAACGAGTTATTTTAGAAAAATATACTGATAACTTGATTGCTCCTTCAATAGATTATCGCAAAGACCCTTATACGATTCAGACTTTATTAAAGCGTTATCAGAATCAAAAAATAGAACTTGTCATTGGTAGTAGTATGGGTGGACTGACAGCTTATTATCTATCTTGGTTTTGGCAAATTCCGTGTTTGGCTTTCAATCCTGCACTGCCTTACAGAAGTATTATTCAAGAATTACCTGCGCTACCAACGATGGTAAATAATGAAAAAAATCCTAGAAAAGAATATTTACGTGTGATTTTGGGAAGACACGATGATACGATTAATCCTTTTGATACATTACCAATTTTGATGAGTGATATGAATGAAAATGAACCTCTATCTATTCATCTTCGAAATGATTTAGCTCATCAGATTCCGTTTGATATTTTTGATGAAGAACTAAATTATTTTTTTGAGAAGGTAAAAAAGTAA
- a CDS encoding MoxR family ATPase, giving the protein MQDNTSENSSENQFGDTGFQSEETTHDSSQESSFTSSSNQQLDFIYQSVSKVKTEIHKIIIGQDEMIDLLLVSLFADGHVLLEGVPGVAKTITAKLLARTLSIDFSRIQFTPDMMPTDILGTTIYSLQEAEFNFTPGPVFSQIVLIDEINRAPAKTQAALFEVMEERQVTIDGTTHKMKAPFFVIATQNPIEQEGTYRLPEAQLDRFLFRISLDYPSLDEEKQILYRFKNQLRNDISDVNAVLKGEDILACRKIVEEVHIKDELLDYIAEITYQTRNHGSLYLGASPRASLAIMRASKAMAVLRGRMFVTPEDIQEVAYPVLGHRIMITPEREMEGLTGEDLVKEMIQKLDVPR; this is encoded by the coding sequence ATGCAAGATAACACATCGGAAAACTCATCAGAAAATCAGTTTGGAGATACAGGTTTTCAATCTGAAGAAACTACTCATGATTCATCTCAAGAGTCTAGTTTTACGTCTTCTTCCAATCAGCAGTTAGATTTTATTTATCAATCTGTTTCGAAAGTAAAAACCGAAATTCATAAAATAATAATTGGTCAAGATGAAATGATTGATTTGCTTTTAGTAAGTCTGTTTGCTGACGGACACGTACTTTTAGAGGGTGTTCCGGGGGTTGCCAAAACGATTACAGCAAAACTTTTAGCTCGTACACTTTCTATTGATTTTTCAAGGATTCAGTTTACACCTGATATGATGCCGACTGATATTTTGGGTACGACCATATACAGCCTTCAAGAAGCAGAGTTTAATTTTACACCGGGCCCTGTTTTTTCTCAAATTGTTTTGATTGATGAGATAAACCGTGCACCAGCCAAAACACAGGCAGCACTCTTTGAAGTAATGGAAGAGCGTCAAGTAACTATTGACGGAACAACTCACAAAATGAAAGCTCCGTTTTTTGTTATTGCTACTCAAAATCCTATCGAACAAGAAGGAACATACCGTTTGCCAGAGGCGCAACTAGACCGTTTCTTATTTCGTATTAGCTTGGACTACCCTAGTCTTGATGAAGAAAAACAGATTTTGTACCGTTTCAAAAACCAATTGCGAAATGATATTTCTGATGTAAATGCTGTCTTGAAAGGTGAAGATATTTTGGCGTGTCGTAAGATTGTAGAAGAGGTGCATATCAAAGACGAACTCCTAGATTATATTGCCGAAATTACGTATCAAACAAGGAATCATGGCTCACTTTATTTGGGTGCTTCTCCTCGTGCTTCACTAGCTATTATGCGTGCGTCGAAGGCGATGGCAGTTTTGCGTGGTCGTATGTTCGTAACACCAGAAGATATTCAAGAAGTAGCTTATCCAGTCTTAGGACACCGTATTATGATAACACCAGAGCGAGAAATGGAAGGACTGACAGGCGAAGATTTGGTAAAAGAAATGATACAAAAATTAGATGTACCTAGATAA